TCGTCTACACCGTATCATCTACAAAGTAATCGAAGAAATCGAACACGCGATGAAAGGGATGCTTGATCCAGAGTTCGAAGAGAAAATCGTTGGTCAAGCGGAAGTTCGTCAAACAATTAAAGTATCTAAAGTGGGTACGATCGCAGGTTCATACGTTATCGAAGGTAAAATCGTTCGCGATGCCGGCGTACGTGTAATCCGTGAAAACGTTGTTGTGTTCGAAGGTGAACTTGATTCACTAAAACGCTTCAAAGATGATGCAAAAGAAGTTGCAAAAGGGTATGAGTGTGGTATTACGATCAAAAACTACAACGACATTAAAGAAGGCGACATTATCGAAGCCTTCGTAATGGAAGAAATCGTTCGTAAATAATGATTGTATACGCAGAAGTTGAATTCATGATTCAGACTGCCCACTCATTAAAAGAAAAGCGTGCCGTCCTTCAACGGATGGTGACGCGTACGAAACAAAAATTCAATGTTTCGGTTGCAGAAATTGACCATCAGGATGTATGGCAGCGTACAAAGCTTGCGCTTGTCGCAGTTGCTTCTTCCAAAGAAGCAGCTGAACGCGAGTTAATGCGCGCTGTCCATTATCTGCAGTCAAATCCGCAATGGGAACAGCTGGATTTTTACCGTGAATATTTATAACGTCCACATTTTGTGGCAAACTGTACTATTAATTACGCAATTTAAATGAGGTGACATTTATGTCTCTACGTTCTAATCGAGTTGCTGAGCAAATGAAGAAAGAAATTACTGAAATCATTGCGCGAAAAATCAAAGATCCGCGTGTAGGCTTCGTTACGGTTACTGATGTAGCGGTAACAGGAGACTTACAGCAAGCAACTGTTTATATTACATCGTTAGGCAATGAACGCGAACGCGCGGAAACATTGCAAGCGTTAGAAAAAGCATCCGGTTTCATCCGTTCGGAAGTCGGTTCACGTATCCGCTTACGACGTACGCCTGAACTTGCATTCGAATTCGATACAGCAATCGAATACGGAAACAAAATCGATGCATTACTACGTGGCCTACACGAAGATAAATAAAACTAAGAAGTCTGCACTGCATAACTATGCAGGCAGACTTTTTTGCTTATAAACCGAATTGTAGAATACTTAAGTTTCGTTAAGAAAAATACTTTATGCTAAGCTAGAGTGACGCGAAGCGAAGGGGGGCGAGTGTAGCTGACGGCTAACGCCTTTCGCTACAAGCAGGCTTCCTGCGGGAAAAGCACGAGGGAGAGACTACAGGCTCGAGCCGTGCCCGCGGAATATTAGAACGAATGCTAAAACCGTTACGTCGTGTAACAACGCATTCGTGACCAACGTCCTGTTGGCCTCCCGTAGCGAAGCAGAACGGATTGTATGAAAAGTACCAACTATAGCTAAAGCTTATATCAAAGAATCTATTAAATATCGAAATCCCTATTTCAAACAAAGGAGCAAAACAATGAACGGTATTTTGCCATTATGGAAAGAGCGCGGCATGACAAGTCATGACTGTGTCTTTAAATTACGAAAAATATTGAAGACGAAAAAAGTAGGGCATACCGGGACACTTGATCCGGGTGTAGAAGGCGTCCTGCCAATCTGTATCGGCCAGGCAACACGTATTGCAGAATACTTAACAGATGCCGGCAAAACGTATGAAGCAGTCGTTTCAATCGGACGTACGACAACTACAGAGGATGCGGAAGGCGAAACAGTCGAGCAAAATACAGATTTCAAATCATTTACTCGTGAAGAAATTTTACAAGCACTCCAAACGCTGACTGGCGAAATCGAGCAAACGCCTCCGATGTTTTCCGCAGTAAAAGTAAACGGGAAAAAGCTTTACGAATATGCAAGAGCAGGCCAAACAGTCGAACGCCCAACACGTAAAATCACAATTTATGAGCTGGAATTACTGGATGTTGCCGAAACATTTGAAGGGGAAGAAGTGAAATTCCGGGTCCGCATCAAATGTTCGAAAGGGACGTATATTCGTACACTAGCTGTGCAGATCGGTGAAGCATTAGGCTATCCTGCACATATGCACGAACTTGTCCGTACAGCATCAGGTACATTCACAAAAGACAATTGCTTTACATTGGCTGAAATCGCGGAAATGATGGAAGCAGGGGAGCAGGAGAAGTTTCTGTTGCCGGTTGAATATGCATTATCCGACTATCCATACATCGAAATTACGGAAGACATTGAAAAGCAAATTTTCAATGGGCAAGTTCTCCCAATGCATACTTTATTATCAGAACATGATAAAATTGTATTTGGTGTAGAGGGACGAGCATTTGCGGTTTACATTGCCCATCCAACAAAGAGCGGGCAAATGAAGCCGGATAAGATGTTTCCCGAAATTAATTAGGAGGCACGAGATGAACGTTATTCATTTGAAATACCCCCATCAATTAGCACAGGAAATAGAAAAAGAGTCGTACTCATTAGCAATCGGATTTTTTGATGGGGTACATAAAGGACATCAGGCGGTCATTGAAGCGGCAAAGCAAAAAGCAGAGCAACTTCATATCAAAAGCGCCGTTATGACTTTTGATCCACATCCATCGATTGTATTAGGAAGACGTAATGAAAAAGTGTTTTATATTACGCCTCTATCACAAAAATTAGATACATTAAAAAAATTGAATATCGATACAGTATTTGTTGTAAACTTTACATCAGATTTTGCAAAGCTTACACCTGAAGAATTCATTAAGTATTTTATCGTCGATTTAAATGTTCAGCATGTTACAGCTGGCTTTGACTTCTCATTCGGTCAATACGGCAAAGGCAATATGGAGCTGATGGAGCAGCTGTCTAACGGCCGTTACGGTGTGACCGTAATCGAAAAACAGCAGGATGTAGTCGAAAAAATCAGTTCCACACGCATTCGCAAAGCATTGCAGGACGGGGAAATGGAGCAGGCTCGTAATCTATTAGGCCGTGCATTTGAAGTGCCGGGAATTGTTGTGCACGGAGATAAACGCGGACGGACAATGGGCTTCCCGACAGCAAATGTCCAGGCGATGGAAGGCTGCTATATACCGGCAACTGGTGTGTATGCAGTGAAAATTTTAGTGCAAAATAAGTGGTATGACGGGGTGTGTAATGTAGGCTATAAACCGACATTCAACAACCCGGATGAAAAGCAGCTGTCGATTGAAGTGCATATTCTGAATTTCAATAAAAACATTTACGGTGAAGAGGTCGTTGTCGGCTGGTATAAACGGATTCGCAGTGAACGTAAATTTAACGGCATCGAAGCGCTTATTGAGCAAATTGAATTGGATAAGCAGCAAGCAATCGCCTATTTTGAACAACTACGCTAAATAGTTGCGCAATCATCAATAATTATGGTACTATTCATTAGTACGAAATTATCGTATGAACCTTAGCTCGGCTTTTCGCAACTCCAGCGACTGCTGTGCTATTGGGGATATTTTATTTAACAGGAGGTCATTTAAAATGGCAATTACACAAGAACGTAAAAACGAAATTATCGCTGAGTACCGCGTACACGAAACAGACACTGGTTCTCCAGAAGTACAAGTAGCTGTATTAACTGCAGAAATCAACGCTTTAAACGCTCACTTAGCTACTCACAAGAAAGATTTCCACTCTCAACGTGGTCTTCTTAAAATGGTAGGTAAACGTCGTCATTTATTAAAATATTTACGTGAAAACGACGTAGCTCGTTACCGTGAATTAATTACTAAACTTGGATTACGTCGCTAATACGTCGTTAGTCTGATAATAAAAGCGGGATTTTTCCCGCTTTTTATTATGTTTGAAAGATTCAGCTTTCCATTTCAATGGTGCGATGTTTAACTTCTTTGAGCAGGTGTCAATACGCCTGTTGAAAGAAGTTAAACCATTGCTGGAAAGTCAAAAATATTTTAAGAAATTTATCGGTAATTTTAATCAAAAAATTTAGCATAGAAAACGCTTTTTTGATACACTAACTATGGTACATAATATGATACGTAGAGTGTTTCAATAAGAAAGGGGTTCATTTAATGAACGAAAAAAAGGTCTTTTCGTATGAATGGGCAGGCCGTCCACTTGTAGTAGAAGTAGGACAGCTAGCAAAACAAGCAAATGGTGCTGCAATGATCCGCTACGGCGAAACAGCAGTTTTAGCTACGGCTACAATGTCAAAACAGCCAAAAGCATTAGATTTCTTCCCGTTAACAGTTAACTTTGAAGAACGTCTTTATGCAGCAGGTAAAATCCCGGGTGGCTTCATTAAACGTGAAGGACGTCCATCAGAAGCGGCAGTATTAACTTCTCGCTTAATCGACCGTCCAATCCGTCCAATGTTCCCGGATGGTTTCCGTAATGAAGTACAATCAATTTTAATGGTAATGTCAAATGATTCAGACTGCCCTGCAGATGTAGCAGCAATGTTTGGTTCTTCATTATCATTAGCAATTTCTGATATCCCATTCGACGGACCGATTGCAGGTGTACATGTAGGATATATCGACGGTGAATTCGTGGTGAACCCGACTGTAGAACAATCTGCAAAATCAACAGTTCACTTAACAGTAGCAGGTAACAAAGATGCGATTAACATGGTAGAAGCAGGCGCTTTAGAAGTACCTGAAGAAATTATGCTTGAAGCGATCATGTTCGGTCATGAAGAAATTAAAAAGTTAATTGCTTTCCAAGAGCAAATTGTTGCTGAAGTTGGGAAAGAAAAACTAGAAGTAACATTATATGAATTAGACGCAGACTTAACAGCAGCGATTAAAGCTGAATGTGAAGCTGATATGAATACAGCGATTCAAACAGTGGACAAGCAATTACGCCAAGAAAATATTACAGCGGTAAAAACACGTGTTATTGAATCTTATGAAGCGCAGGAAGCTGACGAAGATACAATGAAACAAGTGAATGCTATTTTAGATAAAATGGTAAAAGACGAAGTGCGTCGTTTAATTACAGAAGATAAAGTTCGTCCGGATGGTCGTAAGCAAGATGAAATCCGCCCACTTTCTTCTGAAGTAGATCTATTACCACGTGCACACGGTTCAGCATTATTCACACGTGGACAAACTCAAGCATTATCAATTTGTACTTTAGGTGCTCTAGGAGACGTTCAAATTATTGACGGCTTAGGTATTGAAGAGTCAAAACGCTGGATGCACCACTATAACTTCCCACAATTCTCAGTTGGGGAAACAGGTCGTTACGGTAGCCCAGGCCGTCGTGAAATCGGTCACGGTGCATTAGGTGAGCGTGCTATTTTAGCGGTAATGCCAACAGAAGAGGAATTCCCATATGCAATCCGTTGCGTATCGGAAGTATTGGAATCAAACGGTTCT
This genomic window from Solibacillus sp. FSL R5-0449 contains:
- a CDS encoding DUF503 domain-containing protein, which gives rise to MIVYAEVEFMIQTAHSLKEKRAVLQRMVTRTKQKFNVSVAEIDHQDVWQRTKLALVAVASSKEAAERELMRAVHYLQSNPQWEQLDFYREYL
- the rbfA gene encoding 30S ribosome-binding factor RbfA, translated to MSLRSNRVAEQMKKEITEIIARKIKDPRVGFVTVTDVAVTGDLQQATVYITSLGNERERAETLQALEKASGFIRSEVGSRIRLRRTPELAFEFDTAIEYGNKIDALLRGLHEDK
- the truB gene encoding tRNA pseudouridine(55) synthase TruB; the protein is MNGILPLWKERGMTSHDCVFKLRKILKTKKVGHTGTLDPGVEGVLPICIGQATRIAEYLTDAGKTYEAVVSIGRTTTTEDAEGETVEQNTDFKSFTREEILQALQTLTGEIEQTPPMFSAVKVNGKKLYEYARAGQTVERPTRKITIYELELLDVAETFEGEEVKFRVRIKCSKGTYIRTLAVQIGEALGYPAHMHELVRTASGTFTKDNCFTLAEIAEMMEAGEQEKFLLPVEYALSDYPYIEITEDIEKQIFNGQVLPMHTLLSEHDKIVFGVEGRAFAVYIAHPTKSGQMKPDKMFPEIN
- the ribF gene encoding riboflavin biosynthesis protein RibF, producing MNVIHLKYPHQLAQEIEKESYSLAIGFFDGVHKGHQAVIEAAKQKAEQLHIKSAVMTFDPHPSIVLGRRNEKVFYITPLSQKLDTLKKLNIDTVFVVNFTSDFAKLTPEEFIKYFIVDLNVQHVTAGFDFSFGQYGKGNMELMEQLSNGRYGVTVIEKQQDVVEKISSTRIRKALQDGEMEQARNLLGRAFEVPGIVVHGDKRGRTMGFPTANVQAMEGCYIPATGVYAVKILVQNKWYDGVCNVGYKPTFNNPDEKQLSIEVHILNFNKNIYGEEVVVGWYKRIRSERKFNGIEALIEQIELDKQQAIAYFEQLR
- the rpsO gene encoding 30S ribosomal protein S15 gives rise to the protein MAITQERKNEIIAEYRVHETDTGSPEVQVAVLTAEINALNAHLATHKKDFHSQRGLLKMVGKRRHLLKYLRENDVARYRELITKLGLRR
- the pnp gene encoding polyribonucleotide nucleotidyltransferase, with the protein product MNEKKVFSYEWAGRPLVVEVGQLAKQANGAAMIRYGETAVLATATMSKQPKALDFFPLTVNFEERLYAAGKIPGGFIKREGRPSEAAVLTSRLIDRPIRPMFPDGFRNEVQSILMVMSNDSDCPADVAAMFGSSLSLAISDIPFDGPIAGVHVGYIDGEFVVNPTVEQSAKSTVHLTVAGNKDAINMVEAGALEVPEEIMLEAIMFGHEEIKKLIAFQEQIVAEVGKEKLEVTLYELDADLTAAIKAECEADMNTAIQTVDKQLRQENITAVKTRVIESYEAQEADEDTMKQVNAILDKMVKDEVRRLITEDKVRPDGRKQDEIRPLSSEVDLLPRAHGSALFTRGQTQALSICTLGALGDVQIIDGLGIEESKRWMHHYNFPQFSVGETGRYGSPGRREIGHGALGERAILAVMPTEEEFPYAIRCVSEVLESNGSTSQASICASTMALMAAGVPIKAPVAGIAMGLVKKGEHYTVLSDIQGMEDHLGDMDFKVAGTAKGVTALQMDIKIDGLSRDILEEALTQAKIGRMHILEHMMSTISESRTSLSQYAPKIVSIKINPDKIRDVIGPGGKVINKIIDETGVKIDTEQDGTIYIASADEAMINRAKEMIESIVREAKVGEYYMATVKRIEKFGAFCEIFPGKDGLLHISEIQEERTKEVEDVLKLGDELLVKCIEIDKQGRVNLSRKVVIKEEKERAEQAK